The DNA sequence ATATTGTCAGAAAAGTTGACTATTCTACGAGGGTACCTGATACTTCACTGAAGATATCAGTCAGCTGTCAGGTAGACATGCATCCTTTCAATGATGACAGTTGAGGTATGGCATTGATGCTGTCACTTCcagggaaaatgtgttttttttgtttgttgtggcACCAGCACCTATCTCTTCAGTGGAAACTTTGATCCCTTTGTAGAAGTGCCCAATCACAGAAGTTTGATGTGGACTGGACATGTGATTCTCAGGGCTCAGTTGGGTTTATAGAGGGCGATCTACCATTGTACAGAGCTTCCATGTTGAGGGATTTAGAATCCAGTTTTTGCTACCGTTGTTCTTTGTATTATATTGGGTTTAGTGTTTGTATCTGGACCCCTCTTCCACCACTCCAATGTGTTTAAATAATCAAATATTTGTGTGTGCAAATCAAGGGTGTCAGGTCAGCCTCCCCTATCTAAAACAACTTTTAAGTATATGATATTGAACATCAAAATAAAAGGTTAATTTGTTGAATATCCACTTGAAATAGTTAACTACTTAATTTGAAAGGATTCCTCCGGCCTTTGTTGTTAACAGACACCAACCTGTTAAAGATGGAGCGTTTGTGCTTCTTTTCAGGTTGAGCGGTAGAGGGAAGACTCCTCAAGTGTAGAAGAGACATCTTTTGTCACTATGCAGGGAGCTAGAGATAAGGGTGCAAATTACTCTTTGAATCTTACCTGGCAACTGCCAGCCCAGTCCTTCATCTCTTTCTTTGGATGAGCCACTGGCTCATCCTTCACCTCCATCATTTTCCTTTCTCGTCCTTCAAGTCCAAAAAGGTAGATTTTTCACTTGCACTATTTCCCAATTTTTTTATGAAATTGTTTTGAATTATTATCACCAATGTTATAGGCTAATAATTTCCAGTAGAGTTGAGCAACGTTGTGTTACATAGGATGGTGCATGTTTTAATTACTAAATGAATTAGGCCATGTAAAACATATATAAATTGCAGAAAGGTCCCCTAGTTTTAGGCCATCTGAACACAGAAGAGTTTATCACAGAATTACAACGAAAATATGGATAGGACAGTAAATCGAACAATGTGAAATTAAACTCATTAAATGTAGGCTAATCCTTACGACTCACCTTACTGTCATAGATTCAATATTGTAGCgaccttaacccaacacctagcaaccTCGCCAAGAAGTTCGGACCTATTGGTGTAACggtaaggtgttggcttgacagttgctggacccaaGTTCAAGTCCCGGTtggggctaccccctgaatttcCTACATTGGTGTCAGGATAGGGATGGTGCCTGTGAGGACATTGGAGATGCAAGTACACATGAGGGGCTTGGTATAGAgaagcatgggggggggggggactctcTTGAAGGAAAAGGGTAATGTAGGTTGCTGGACATGTGTTCAAGTCCTGGTTGGGACTACCTCCCATTGGCTATAATATTACTTTAAAATTCACTTACCTTTTCTTCATACGTTTTGTCGGATTGCTCGTCCAACTTGCAGAGGTGAGATATGTTAGTTATGATTGAAGATAGGAGAGTTGTCCCAAGACATTACGGTAATATGTCATCTTGTCGTACGTGACATCACAAAGAAATCAAGTTTCAAGAGTGTCGGAGGCAGGTAGGGGGATTCAGAGCTTGGTGTGAGGATCATCACAACCATTATTCACTGAAAAGCCTATTTATGAAGCCAAAACCAATTGTATGCCTTACGGAAACATATTTTCTAAACATTCAGAATGAGTATTTGGTATTTAATAAGGATCCACATGAGCTGTTGCGAAAGCcgcagctacttttcctggggtccacacagaacatgaaacataatatagaacattaacagagaaggacagagctacatacatttaaaaacggcacacatagcctacatatcaatacatacacaaaaatatctaggtcaaataggggagaggcgttatGCTGTGAGGTTTGCTTAATCtgttttaaaccaggtttgctgttcatttgcgcaatatgagatgggagttccgtgcaataatggctctatataatactgtacgctttcttgaatttgggaactatgaaaagacccctggtggcatgtctggtggggaaATTGTGTGAGCTATTCGTTAATTGACTTCGCAAACAATTTAGAATTTAACacgtttcttataaaaataagtgatgcagtcagtaaaacattatggacagacctcttccccatctttacaaccattgaatctgtTTTTCCATGACAGTTTACGATCTAAGGTAACACGGAGTAAACGCACATCTTGGAACAGCACCTTCAATGGGAAGTATTGAACAAGTATTGAACACCTTTGATGTTGAATGTGTTGAACACTGGTTGACCCCAACCCACACAACTCATGGTGACAAGAGAAACGTATGGCCCTACTCACAATTCACCCACAGAACCCACATCCCCACACACATTTAGGGTTGGATTAAATCCGTAACGCTAAAGTTCAGCGCAATTTACATTTAAAAAGgtcatttccaattgagccgacatataCGTTTACCATGAATGCCGTCTCCGCAAACGCAGGAAAATTGCCTTTAAAAATCAGCGCtgcggattgaatccagccctttgTTTCATTTCCCTTTACTTGGCATAATGCTTTTTTTGCAGAAAAAAAAGCATAGAAGATATTGGTTGTTTTAAATACATTGTACATCAGGGGTAGGGAATTAGATAggacctttccaacaagtcagtttgtaaaatttctgccctgctagatcttgccccggtcaactgtaagtgctgttattgtgaagtggaaacatctaggatcaacaacggctcagccgcgaagtggtaggccacacaagctcacaaactgcctctggaagcaacgtcagcacaagaaaagtagaggctgttatagcaaagggaggaccaagtccatattaatggccatcaATTccaaatgagatgttcgacaagcaggtgtccacatacacttcATGACCAAAAGCATATTTTTCTTCCAAATATTCCCACAAATAGTGAACAAATTCACTAAATTAAACAAATCTTTTGTTGATTTCCTGACTAGAAAATCACACCCTCAATTTTTTGTTGCCAACCCGTTGTACAACCGGAGTGTGCACAGGGCCAATGTGTCAGACTGGTTTAATTACTGCTAGTAACATTATAGGACACCAAAATATCTTATTTCAAGGCCTTCTCTAATGAAAAACTGCAGAAAAACATAACACATTCTTTCTTCAAAATTACCAACAGATGACACACAGAAGTAAACTGTCAAACTTTATTTGAAGATCAAAACCAAGCTACAGCAGTAGGACACGTCCATATCGTAGTGACACAATATGCAAAGTGTGAAAAGGCTGCAATCAAGCACgttcaaaatggataaaaataacattttcagaaaaaaaattgttaagGTAGAGTCGATGCACATGGCCACGGTAAAATTCACCTTGTCTGTTtcaaccatcccccccaaaaagttAAAGAAAAAATGTCATTTCAGAGCACTTTTGGTTAGCAAGTTTTGCAATGGATTCAATCGTTCATTCATTGATTATAAGAAGTAATTTGTGATGATTTGTCAGTATATGCAGCTTGCAATGTTGTGGATCACCAGGTCCTGTAGCAGGACACAGGTGGAGATCAGCCCAGGTAGAGGAGGGtgataggggagagaggggggtttgGAGAGTTAAGGGAGGCAGGGTCATAGCGGGAGTAGGAAGGTGGGGATAGAGATGGGGGACAGGGGAAAGGGGGGGCTGATTTCGAGGCTTTGTCCTCATTTCTTCTTGGgttttgcttccagaggcagtccAATATCTTTCCCACGCAGCTTCAAACCTGAGAACAAAGAGTTGTGAAGTCAGACAAACAAGGACCAATGGTAAAATGAAAAGTACTGATGAATAAGGTGGCATTATACTACTCTGAAACATGATAAAACATAGGGGTTGATTATTAACAATGTCAGTGTGACAGTCTGTCCCAGATTCCACTCACCGATTGCTCTCTCAATTTTGCCCATGACCTGATTGTTGGGAATTGCTTTTCCACACTCATAGTCTGCGATGACCTGAGGCTTCTCATTAATTTTCTGAAAGTCAAAGCCAAAAGAGACATCAGAAGAAATCAGTGACATAAAAACATTTAGACCTACAGTCAAAAACTGTTGAAATGTCAGTCATCAGAGGCCATCTCATTTAAGCTACATATACACATGATTAGATGCATCTCAGAagtgtcctcctctcctcatctacagctgtacAGATGTGAATGTATTGGACATTGTTTTCACCTACCCTGTGTTTTCAGATGAGTACAGATgtagaggagacgaggagagtaAGCCACAGAAATTCTGACTACAGAAATGCACCAATGTCCTTATATTCAAAGTCGGGGGGGGAACTGCAGTGGggtccccccaaaaataaaaaatgaatacatATGAATAGTAGAGATTGTATGGGGTGATAtacaaacgtttttgagaaagatcATAAAAAATGAGCAAATAtatttattggtttcttttcattttgataagGGATTAaaattgtacatttacattttagtcatttagcagacgctcttatccagggcgacttacagtagtgaatgcatacatttaatttcatgcatttttgtaATTAATTGAGGGTTATTTGTTAATGAAAACATCTAAATGTACCAATTTTAATGCCGTGTCATAATATTTGGGGTGGGGTGGTCACAAAAAGGTATTGTGAAAAACATTGGGTCTCCAGAAATTCTGGCCGAAAAATTGGGGTCCTCACTGAAAAATGTTTAATACCACTGTCCTAATGAGTCATGTGGGTCTCCAGCAGCTTTACTCACAGTGGCCAGATCTTTCTGAGTGAGGCCACTGTTCTGGCGGCCCTGCTGGATAACCTTTCCCACCTCCAGGGAGACCCTCAGGTGCTGCAGCTCCTCTGTCTCCCGGTC is a window from the Salmo trutta chromosome 23, fSalTru1.1, whole genome shotgun sequence genome containing:
- the LOC115159529 gene encoding endothelial differentiation-related factor 1 homolog yields the protein MAESDWDTVTVLRKKGPTAAQAKSKQAITAAQRRGEDLDTTKKWSAGQNKQHLVTKNTAKLDRETEELQHLRVSLEVGKVIQQGRQNSGLTQKDLATKINEKPQVIADYECGKAIPNNQVMGKIERAIGLKLRGKDIGLPLEAKPKKK